The region cgGTTTTATTAAACAGTTCATagaattccagacggtttgaactaaaccgtctggaatttttcatttctagacggttttttttcaaaaccatctgtaaatgttatttccagacggtttaattAAAACCGActgaaattttatggacggtttttatcGAACCGTCTGAAATTAACTTCATTTCATTTCGCATTAAATGTGAATTTAGAGTACTTCATTCgcattaaatgtgaaatttgaaaaaaagtttctctctctctctctctctccctctgcgTTCTTTCTGCATCCATGgctgttttctctctctctctctctctctcgctctctcagTTCAGCCACCAAGGTATCGCTGGCCGCCGTATAAAGCCATTACCACCATTTGAAGGTATGTGGTctgactttctctctctatctctagcTCTCTCTAGATCTGTTttgctctctctccctcacagtactctctctctcacacagcTCCGACGAAGGTTGAGGATCGGCCACCAACTTCAACCGAGGACCACCGACGACCAGAGGTTGCTCTAGCTCCGGTtgcatttttttggtttttcaccTGAGGTTGCTCTCTCTAGATctgttttgcatttttttggtttttcttgtcTCACCGACGATTGATCTgtactgtatttttttttttcttctgttgcTCAATGCATATATGTTGCTcaaacactattttttttcctttatttattagGTTTATTTTTTCCCGATGATCAtcaatttagattttttttcctggtGCAGGTGGCCGGACCTTGTTGGGGGATATTATGATGCCGGCGACAATGTGAAATACGGGCTTCCCAAAGCATACCGCAGGACAAAAAAACTGAGGCTTAAAAATTAAGGACCGAAAGATGAATCCAGAAGCTATGACCACgggacaaataaaaaaaatatatattgatgatcatccagaatttaaaaaaaaaaaaaaaaaaaaaaaaaaaaaaaaaaaaaaacaattattattattattgaatctggacagttttgggcaaaaccgttcAGAATTCGGATTCTGGACAAAAAATCCTGGACAGTTTAAAACCGTCcacaaaaaaccgtctggatTTACCAGACGGTTTTTTACTATTTATGTAcagtttgaaaccgtccagaaatgatatttttttgtagtgtgaaagtaagtatttggtgcttaactttttcgcAAATTTGAAATAGGTCTTTCCatcatttttccatccatttttctaaCCACTGTTAGTGCCACGTCATCATTTTCACTAcgtcaacataaaataatattattttatttaattattaatttaaaaacttaaaatattattttttttttttaaaaaaaaaaaggtctggTAAGTGGGGGTGGCTGCCATTGCTTGGGGCTGTGCGGCCGCCCCCAAGGACTGGGGGTAGCCGAGCAACCActccccagtggccgggggtggctgcGCAGTTACCCTTGGTCCATGGGACGGCCGCACGACCACCCccgggtggccttcgggccaaccctagatccGAATCTACAACCCTAGATCCaaatctaggggtggcccgatggccaccccatgCCCTgcagccacccccggccactgggagGTGGCTGTTGTAACGCTccgtttttacaaaaaaacgtaagtgaaaatttttagaTTTCCATGTGACATTACGACTTCATCaaagttaaatattggcagcagaatatttttttttctttacaatgacatatcagagctgactaaataacttcaatataaaataataacattccGTTctaatacaataattacatttaaagatgataacatatgtgccacatgctgCACTAATAATACACAACCATATATTACTTTAATACAAACTAAAGGTCTCGTCCTTATACATAAACTAACATCTGCTCCCTTCattcctgcaaaaactcgcatgtgattgtggttaacaccacaatctcatactgtggtcgagtgagtcaacagtcctcaaccacagtgatacactgatttatttaaccatatacTATGCAATCAAATGGTGACAGTTATATCCatatacatttaatcacattcatttatctactttagctctttatttacttaaatcATATAATTTCATTCATTCTTACTAAAGCCTTGTGCTTAACTAAGGGGTTATCTatgagccttgtgctccttAAACTGTAAAGCTTATTGATTCTTAGGGCCTTGTGCCTCGACTGTGAGCCTTGTGCTCGCTAGTCTACCACGGGGACTTATGCTCCCATTGTGGATCTTGTGCCCACCaacttattatcattattccttcaacctttggtttatccgcCGGTCTTATtagtgtattgatgccttggtacctaaactttcagtttacccgttggtctagtcaattgcttgacgccttggtacgtaaaccttagttcatccgttggtctcctcaattcactgacgccttgatacctaaacctccagtctttttattagctaattcataactcataatatGATCATGtaaacaacatcatatacataattccaaccagagcatgttaaacatatcaaatgtcaaaccatatgcatacaattaaataaaacagcaattactagtcattaaagactaaaccacacgtatcattctcagtgagtaagaaatactcacagtagtTCTTCTAGCTTCAGGAAATgttcacagatataatcactgcaatataatttaatacagaCAATAGTGAATTAACATAATTCACTACAAATACATCTTAACACTATTCTTATTTCTGACTTTTAAATCTTAACTAATTTCCTATTTTTGCTTAACCATTATCAAAGCATATATAAATTAGTCTggttacattttattactaatcttttataCGGGCTTTATCACGACATTTATTGAAGCCTGaaaacatattttattattaaaacgaTTCTCATAATAActtaatattctttttattgttttttatctCTAAATAATATCATAACAGGCATTATAAAAAACATGCATTTATCACGTGCTAAGtgacacatgacaattttatagaccGAGATGGATGAACTTTTCCAAcccaatttaaataaaaacactGTCTCTAGCAAAATGGATTTGGTTAGAAGTATTttgtcctttaaaaaaaaaatgtagaccccctatggtttaaaaaagagaaaatgtttcaGTTATTACTTTTTTTCCTATAATTGTTTTGTATATAAATTAACGTGACAATTATATTCGATAGAAATGATTGTCATGTAACGGTCAATATTTTAATAGTTAACATTATAAGTATTCGTAGACGGTCATTAGTTTGTATTTGGAAATGACCGACCCCAAGTAGAAAAATGGCAATGACTTGTATCTTGAaattattaccaaaaaaaaaaaaaaaacttggatcttagaattatgaatttctttttctttcttaagcATTGGATTAAGATTACTATCTGTTAGGgaaatttcccaaaaaaaaaataaaaaacattttcattgaCCTCGGAAGAGCGCAAAGTTCAAAGGCTACAACAGGGTAAATCCggacagaggaagaggaggaacGGAGCATTAAATGAGGACTTTAATGAGGGAATCACCTCATTAAAGACTTTGATCCTGCTAATCAAAGACAACCGCCGCCATATGGGAAAGTACGAACTGTGGCCTGAGATGACCATCTGAGACCGCCGAAGAGAATTAATTGAGAAAAGATAAGCATCTCAGGATAATAAATAGCAGTACGGATaaagaaagaggagaaaaaggaaacagCAAAAGGTGATCAACACAGCAAAAGTACGAACTGTGGCCTGAGATGACCATCTGAGACCGCCGAAGAGAATTAATTGAGAAAAGATAAGCATCTCAGGATAATAAATAGCAGTACGGATaaagaaagaggagaaaaaggaaacagCAAAAGGTGATCAACACAGAAAAATACAATACAGGAAAACTCTTTAATTCTCTGATCTAGAAAaattctctcattctctcctCCTCGTTGAACTCACactaacttgatcgtcggaggggGCTCGACTGGAAACCCACCGGTCCTTTTGTCTTGCAGGACGTAGAAGAGGTTGCTTCAAGGTTTTCCACTTCCACCTATTCGGGGTCCGAAGACCAACCAGGAGTTGACACGTCTCACATCCAAATTTTTGCATCAACACTATCCATTTGAATATTCTAGAAACCCATACAAACACCTGCGAgacactttcaaaaaaatttaatgttcTTCAATGGTGCTTTCTTCCTAAGAAAAGtgcaaatgaaaatgagaatCATAGTCAGACCCAGAAATAGAATGGCAAAGTGTAAGAGAATTAATAGATTACTCATCAACAAAAAGTATAAGGTAAATAGAAAACGCATTCGTCAAAAAGCGCTTTAGACTTGAGCTTCACACATAACAGAAGCCTTTCGATAGGACATGAATTTTCCAAAAACCAATAACGACGCTGTAAATACTTGATTGGTTGATGACCCTCGTGCCCTCATCCTACTcatataaaatgtattttataaaattgtgaAAATTTGTTATGTAGATATCATTTATCTACTATTAGGGCTAGGGCAGTTAAGTTGGAGAATGACGTGACAATGAGGCATTGCACATCTGAGGATTGCGTGGGTTTATTTTGTTACAGCTGTGCAGCTACCCACAGTCCACGGGACAGCGGGCGCCCCAAAAGGGTGGCTGCCCCCACTTTcctgaccttttttttttattatttttttttattttttttatcttttctttttctttttttttaaaaaatatatagtttttaaattaataattaaataaaataatattattttatgctGACGTGACAAAAGTGttgacgtggcactaacggtggttaaaaaaatggatgaaaaaatGACGGAAGGACCTGTTTCAAATTCACGAAAAAGTTAAGTACTGAatacttactttcaaaaagtgagaGATCGAATTCAAATGGTCATCCGACTCAgagatttattagacatttaccctaaATTGAATAAGGAATTAGGATTCGCCCTATTAAATTATCAATGACTCGCCGGCCAAAGAATCacgaaaaaggaaaataaataagtcAAATAATCACCGAAAAATTCGCGAGAAAGTTAAGCACCGAATATTTACTTTCAAAAAGTAAAGGATCGAATTCAAATGGAGCTCCAACCAtaaatttattagacatttacccttCAATTTATTTCTGTTTGGGACATAAGCCAAGGGAGGAGCTCTTGTGTGCCTACATCTTTGTGAGCTCAGGTTTTAGGTTTGGGCCAAACTTGCCTTTTAAGCCATTGGGCATTGAGCCGAGCCCATTAATCTTTGCTACATTTTGGGTACTtgacataaaattttactaggTCCACTTTTAACAGTTGGAACTGGACCCATTAAAATTAGAACGTGTCTCATAACATGACATGTGAAATACGTGTTCCAATTCTAATGGAATAACGGATCAAGGTCCAATTAAAATTAGACCCAAGGCATATCCAACCCCTTATAAAGGTCTGTCTATGTTAACAACTTTGTccaattttttcatttaattagaaaataaactCTTGCCTTCCTCTAGTTATGCATGGCCGTACGAGTCAGAGAATTATTCTGTATCTGTATACTGCAAACGAAGAATTATTCCGTTTACAATTTATACTagacaaatttcttttttattttttttaaaaaaataaaaagaagaataaagttTTCCTCTCAACTGAGTGAGaataatttctttcaatttagtctattaaattggtCAAAATACATGTAATcgtaacatatatttttaattaacacatacattttgaacacatgtcaatttaatagactgcatcaaaaaaaattactctggTATGAAAGAAATTTCATCTTTTACCGAATACCACATTTTATTCAATTCTAAATGGGCCTTCCAAAGGACAAAAAGAGAAGTCCATTACTTTGGCAATCTCGTAGGCTCGTAGCACAAACACAAGTCTCCATAGAGAAGTAATACATGCACAACAAAAATGTGCATAACAAGACAAATGGGTGAGACCCATGCATGTAGGTCCAATATGCATGGGTCTCACTTACGTGTCTTGTTGTGCACACTTGTGTAAATGATTCTTACCTATATGTCTatgttgtgtaaaagttgtgcacTTTTGGTTATGCAACTAACACAtcccatatataatatattatatattataaaaaaaatataataataaaaatgttaaacacattagcattgttgtgtagttaagatctctctctctctctctctctctctctctctctctctctctctatatatatatatatatatatatatatatatatatatatattacataactcCTCACTTACCTTACACTGCAAGCCACTTCCATCTCTCAAAATATTATTCGGAATtttcaagttatttttaataccaaaattTTGAGTAATCAATTAACTATATAATACCAATGACAATAACAATCTGATAAATAGTCAAAACCATCCCTTATTTCGAGAGATTTTGCCTTATCGATGGTAACTGGACcgtaaaatgagaaaagaataggCAAACAAGAAAACTATTTCAAGCTTCAAGAATTTATGCCTACCCAAAACTATTTCAAGCTCAAGCGAACGGCTACAACTTCCATGATTGATGTTGTCATcttatttctcaattttttgttCTCTACAAAGAGAGTGAAAAAAGCCAACAAATGCACATAACTAGTCATAGGatttaaaacaagaaaaaagccAAAGAGAATGATTGTATAAAAACATACTTGAGTAGTTTCCCACTAAAGCTTGCTGGGAATCAATCCACATTTCAAGGATGTCCATATCTGTCTCGAATCAACAATAAATGCACATAACCAGTCATAGGATTCAAATGTGCATTAATGCTCACAAAATTGAAACTCTTTAGGTGTCGGCACCATTTCAAAAGTTCTGGTCATCTACTTCGTTCAAATGGATGGTCGTCGCCCTGACAGTTGAAAAACATATCCAAATAAGGCATGATGCTCATATAAACTCAACCTTTGTCCGGTATAATCTGCCAAAACATACTTCAAATAAAGTTCAAGACTCAATTATCTAATGAATGAGAGACTATAAACAGAACTAAGCAACATGAAGAATGGAGTCTGCGCCATAAATAACCGTGGAAAGATTGGCTAGTTTACAAATGTATCTCAGCTGCAGATAGACTGAAAGAAATACTCATAATGCTTTGGAGTTGACACATTACAAAAAATTATCCAACATGCCAAAATCCGAAGAGCAGCAGAAACAGGTAAGGGCATTTAAGCACTTACCAATGAAAGAAAATCACCATGCTCTAGAGCCAAAAGTTCATTGCAAGCACTCTTTGGCAGCATTCTTCGGGATTGCACTACAGGCTACCTTGTCTCCCTTAGGCAGAACTCACTAGGACACGATATAACATAAATATGACATAAAAGGCCATATaagaacaagaaaacaaaagaaatcagCTTATTCTCTACAACTTGCAAATAAATCTAAACTTCATGTTCCAATAAGTTGAACCTGGTAGCTCAACGAACTTCATCAAAGGGAATTAAAGGCATGATAATTAACATTGTAAATGTTGTTGTGCCAGATAGAAACAGAGATACTTTTTGAAGTATATTagaagagcttattaggaaaatTGCTTAAGGCATTCAAAGCTCCCTAATCAAGGTCAAAGTCGAAAGCTTGAGCAGGGGATAAAAAGAGTGGTATTTTATATGAAAGTTTCTGGTCTGTGATGTACATGCTCAAGGgcatttttgttttagtttaaaTGACAGCTTGATATGTTTTTGTATATATCTTGCATACTTAAAATCTTGCATTCCCCTATACTGCAGAGATTGTTTTGATCTCTTACAACTATTATGGATTTAATAACTATCAACGCAGATTATCGTCATCCCATACACCAGCATCAGATAAACCAGGTGCCACCGCTTTAGAATGAAGACGGTAATCCATCTGACATTGGGCATAACTACGCAAATTATCTTTCATCTTCATTTCTCAACTAatgagaatttatttatttgacagCATTATGGAATGTACAGAATCACCATCATTTAAGGCAATCACAAATTCAGGATCACGGAACTGGGAGCATCAGTGAAAACTAAAAACAGCATGCATGCTCAAAATTGAAATACGTACATTAAAATTGCACAGCAAGTAATTTACAATCTAGACCAAGCAAAGATTAGAAAAAACTGACGTACTAACAGTCGAGTAATTCTCACCAGCAGAATGCCAAAGTGGCCCCCACAATTCTTCTGGTTATATCATAAATCTTTATATAGTTGACCATGACCAGTTTCTCCTCTATATCAAACTTCAACAGCGCTAAAATATCCGTTACGGATCATAATCGGTTTTACCTTCATTACTTGCCTATACCTCTTCACTATACCATCCTTTATTCTCTTATGCAGTTCCTCATCAAGCAAGTTAGACTCTCCCCCAGAGTTCAATGCATCACAGACTAGTTTGTACGTATGCTCTCTTGGTACTGATCCTCCATCAACCAACTCAACAAGAAAATCCCGGGCCTCCCGAAACCTTCCTGCTTCACACAGAGCATGTATAATTGGGGTATACAAACTTGAAGTGGGTATTCCATGATTCATTTCTTGCATCTTCCTCAACATCTCAACAGCCTTATCAATCTCATTGACTGCACTATAGTATCTAATAAAAGAACCATAGGTAACCTGGTTGGGCAAACAACCCCTTTTGTTCATATCTTGAAACAACTCCAAAGCCCTCTCGATCCGGTTGGTTTTGCAACAGCCATTAATCAAAGAATTATAAGTCACAACATCAGGAACAAAGCCCTTAAATAGCATTATCCGAAACAAATGGTTTGCCTCCCACATCCTCCTCCTAATCGCCTTCCTACACCCAGTTTGCAAGCTGTACTTACAATATGAACCAATGAGTATTGTGTACGTATACGTATCCGGCGGGCATCTAAAACCTGGCAATTCCATCTGCTCTAGCAAAGACCTCGCCTTCTTGAAATTCCCTACTCTACAAAGAGCATAAATTATAGTATTATACGCGTACACATCCGGCTTACAATGAAACTTATTCATCCTATAAAATGCAGCCAATGCCTCATTGACCAACCCCTCCTCCCCTAGAACTTTTATCAAACAGGTAACGGTCGCAGTGGTAACAAGCCCACCACCGTCTCTCCTAGACATCTCTTTCAAAAAATCCCAAAGAGCTCTCAATCTATTCCCTTTGGCCAACACACAGGCCATCTCTTTGCAAGTCATCTCACTGTGGCAAAACCCAAAATGGCCCTCAACCCAGTAGTAGAACTCCATTGCTTTGTCCAATCCCAACTGCACCTTCTGGGGGTCTCTGTGAGCAGCAGGGCCAAGAACAAGAACATTGCGTCGGAGCTTATTGGATTCCTCTTTGAGGTTTCGTTGTTTCAAAGGTGAGCGGTGTCGGAAGCCGCTTTGGCGGCCAACGGAGCGAGGGGATTGGAAGAAGAACCTTGGTATGGACCTTAACACTTCGGAAACCGATTCCGCGGTCCATGGTTGAGCGTTGCTTGGATTGGCGGTGGCTGAGGCAGCGAGACGGGCATCAAAGGGTCGGTTTTGGACTATAGCAGCTACTACTTGATTCACAAGGGAAGTGTGATCGCGGTATAGAGGCCTTGACGTGATCATCTTTTGGAAAACAACGATACGGCTGGTTTCAGGCTTTAAGCCCCGCcataaattttgtcttttttattttatgtatttccCCCTCCCCTTTTCCCTTTGTATTtgattaaaaagataaaaagaaaaataaaaaagaagccaTAAATTTTGGGTTGagcttaaattttattttttttttaagaggaaAATTTATCCAAAAATCATTTGCACGCATTCATTTGTGGAGTACATTCTACATATTTGAGAGAAATATGCTTTAATATTATCGTAATTAATATTACTTAATGGGAAACTCAACCACTTAGTCAAAAGAAACGGAGAACAATTATTTTActgctcaaattttattttattgtatttaacggTGTGTATAGTGCCACATCGtatgacaatatatatacaattagaTTTATAAAATCCAATATGGAGATGATCATTTTCTATTAGGAAACTTTAATACTCACTTTTACTAATATAACTGGATATAAGACTTGACCAACAACCAATCATATTACTCACAAGTGAATTTTCCAATAACCAAACCATATATTTGGTTATACTTGGAAAGCATCAATATTCATCCCTCATAATAAGTTTAATTTTTCAAGCATCTTCTATACAAACTATTTGTATATTAGAAATGACAAAAGTAAGAAATTGAAGATGAAATCCTTAGAGGTGTGTTATGGGCCGGTGTTTGGGACATATTATAGGTTTAGAGACAGGCAAAGctgcatatttaattttatgaatttcttatgaTGAATGATAAATAGAATATTCAAGGAACCCTAACCTCCCAATCAAGTACAAGagttatataataatttttttcataattttttattaataacttTCTCCTTATATAGAGTGATACATGGTAtaatagaagagaagaaaatacaGTACTGTTCATAGGGGAAGTCCTAAACCTAGTGGGATGACAGttctcttatttccttctttagattcttgctttatgagcaatTATCCGGATCAAACAAGGATTCTTGCTTAAATTCAACTAGATCTCTTATGACTTAATAAAGTATCTACTATTAAAGCATTCACGacaattgatgtgacttttaaaattattattaaatcaaaattcaattataattcATCActaatctaatagtgatttgaaaagtcaaataaactttgtaaaatatatatatatatatatataatacaaagaTGATCACCAACATTCCTCGAGCTtagtactaaaaaaaaaaaaaaaaaagcatttataATTCTCTTGTATACATCTCAAAAGTCAAAAAAGACTATTGAAAAGTGTTTCTCTCAAGAAAATCATACCCTTACCCTTGGCCTTGAATCTCCACTTTTTGAATTTACAAAGGAACCCTTCAAAAGCATAAATACTAAATGAGCTTTAGCGATTTTTCTATGTGAAATAAAACAAAGCC is a window of Alnus glutinosa chromosome 4, dhAlnGlut1.1, whole genome shotgun sequence DNA encoding:
- the LOC133867398 gene encoding pentatricopeptide repeat-containing protein At1g77405; the protein is MITSRPLYRDHTSLVNQVVAAIVQNRPFDARLAASATANPSNAQPWTAESVSEVLRSIPRFFFQSPRSVGRQSGFRHRSPLKQRNLKEESNKLRRNVLVLGPAAHRDPQKVQLGLDKAMEFYYWVEGHFGFCHSEMTCKEMACVLAKGNRLRALWDFLKEMSRRDGGGLVTTATVTCLIKVLGEEGLVNEALAAFYRMNKFHCKPDVYAYNTIIYALCRVGNFKKARSLLEQMELPGFRCPPDTYTYTILIGSYCKYSLQTGCRKAIRRRMWEANHLFRIMLFKGFVPDVVTYNSLINGCCKTNRIERALELFQDMNKRGCLPNQVTYGSFIRYYSAVNEIDKAVEMLRKMQEMNHGIPTSSLYTPIIHALCEAGRFREARDFLVELVDGGSVPREHTYKLVCDALNSGGESNLLDEELHKRIKDGIVKRYRQVMKVKPIMIRNGYFSAVEV